In Micromonospora sp. NBC_01813, the following are encoded in one genomic region:
- the ung gene encoding uracil-DNA glycosylase, translated as MLDLLAMLPSAWAGALAPHLDPARTAALGTFVAQEYATETVFPPQEDLFTAYRLCPPQQCRVLILGQDPYHRAGQAHGLSFSVRDGVAVPPSLRNVFKELGTDVGVPMPRSGDLTGWAAQGVLLLNAVLTVRQGKPGSHAGKGWEEFTDATIKALDAGDQRIVFLLWGGYARKKRDLITNPGHVVLEAGHPSPMNPRGFLGSRPFSATDKALADAGLPGIDWSRTGGADQPATG; from the coding sequence ATGCTCGATCTGCTGGCCATGCTGCCGTCCGCCTGGGCGGGCGCGCTCGCCCCGCATCTGGACCCGGCCCGCACCGCCGCACTCGGTACCTTCGTCGCGCAGGAGTACGCCACCGAGACGGTCTTTCCACCGCAGGAGGATCTGTTCACCGCGTACCGGCTCTGCCCGCCACAGCAGTGCCGGGTGCTCATTCTCGGCCAGGACCCGTACCACCGGGCCGGGCAGGCACACGGGCTGAGCTTCAGCGTCCGTGACGGCGTCGCCGTGCCACCGTCGCTGCGCAACGTCTTCAAGGAGTTGGGCACCGACGTCGGGGTGCCGATGCCACGCAGCGGGGATCTGACCGGCTGGGCCGCCCAGGGTGTCCTGCTGCTCAACGCGGTGCTCACCGTCCGGCAGGGCAAGCCCGGCTCGCACGCGGGCAAGGGCTGGGAGGAGTTCACCGACGCCACGATCAAGGCGCTCGACGCCGGGGACCAGCGGATCGTGTTCCTGCTCTGGGGCGGCTACGCCCGTAAGAAGCGGGATCTGATCACCAACCCCGGTCACGTCGTGCTGGAGGCGGGCCACCCCAGCCCGATGAACCCGCGCGGCTTCCTCGGCAGCCGCCCGTTCAGCGCCACCGACAAGGCACTCGCCGACGCCGGCCTGCCCGGCATCGACTGGAGCCGCACCGGCGGCGCCGATCAGCCAGCGACCGGCTGA
- a CDS encoding sugar ABC transporter permease, whose translation MSTATPTVRRPAAPAASPSLGEHIGGYFSKLRGGDLGALPAILGLIVLCTVFSVVRPNFFTAGNFANLFIQGSAVTLIAMGLIFVLLLGEIDLSAGFASGVCAAILAVVSTNMGLPWYVAILASIATGTVIGTVLGFLVAKVGIPSFVVTLAAFLAFQGTVLLLIEGGRNVSIRDSVLIAIVNRNVPPVIGWAIFGVGVAGFALIQLLRYRKRSAKGLVTDPMVVVLTRIAVLIAIAGAAVYILNQERAVNPLFASLRGVPIVVPIIVVLLIFWTFVLKRTAYGRHIYAVGGNREAARRAGINVDRIRISAFIICSSMAAVGGIVAASRANSVDANTGGSNVLLFAVGAAVIGGTSLFGGKGRVLDAVLGGAVVAVIENGMGLLNVESGVKFVFTGLVLLLAASVDALSRRRAAATGSR comes from the coding sequence ATGAGCACCGCCACCCCGACAGTCCGGCGGCCCGCCGCCCCGGCCGCCTCGCCGAGCCTCGGCGAACACATCGGCGGCTACTTCTCCAAGCTCCGCGGCGGTGACCTCGGTGCGCTGCCGGCCATCCTCGGTCTCATCGTGCTCTGCACGGTCTTCTCGGTCGTGCGGCCCAACTTCTTCACCGCCGGCAACTTCGCCAACCTGTTCATCCAGGGCTCGGCGGTCACCCTGATCGCGATGGGCCTGATCTTCGTCCTGCTGCTCGGCGAGATCGACCTGTCCGCCGGCTTCGCCAGCGGCGTCTGCGCCGCGATCCTGGCGGTCGTCTCCACCAACATGGGACTGCCCTGGTACGTGGCGATCCTGGCGTCGATCGCCACCGGCACGGTGATCGGCACCGTACTCGGCTTCCTGGTCGCCAAGGTCGGCATCCCGTCGTTCGTGGTCACCCTGGCCGCGTTCCTGGCCTTCCAGGGCACGGTCCTGCTGCTCATCGAGGGCGGCCGCAACGTGTCGATCCGCGACAGCGTGCTGATCGCGATCGTCAACCGCAACGTCCCGCCGGTGATCGGCTGGGCCATCTTCGGCGTCGGCGTGGCCGGCTTCGCGCTCATCCAACTGCTGCGCTACCGCAAGCGCTCCGCCAAGGGCCTGGTCACCGACCCGATGGTGGTCGTCCTCACCCGGATCGCCGTGCTGATCGCCATCGCCGGGGCCGCGGTCTACATCCTCAACCAGGAGCGGGCGGTCAACCCGCTGTTCGCCTCGCTGCGCGGGGTGCCGATCGTGGTGCCGATCATCGTGGTACTGCTGATCTTCTGGACCTTCGTCCTCAAGCGCACCGCGTACGGCCGGCACATCTACGCCGTCGGCGGCAACCGCGAAGCCGCCCGCCGGGCCGGCATCAACGTCGACCGAATCCGCATCTCCGCGTTCATCATCTGCTCGTCGATGGCCGCCGTCGGCGGCATCGTGGCCGCCAGCCGGGCCAACTCGGTGGACGCCAACACCGGCGGCAGCAACGTGCTGCTGTTCGCCGTCGGTGCCGCGGTGATCGGCGGCACCAGCCTCTTCGGCGGCAAGGGCCGGGTCCTCGACGCGGTCCTCGGTGGGGCCGTGGTCGCGGTGATCGAGAACGGCATGGGACTGCTGAACGTCGAATCCGGCGTGAAGTTCGTCTTCACCGGGCTGGTCCTGCTGCTGGCCGCCAGCGTCGACGCGCTGTCCCGCCGGCGGGCAGCCGCCACCGGGTCACGATGA
- the tsaD gene encoding tRNA (adenosine(37)-N6)-threonylcarbamoyltransferase complex transferase subunit TsaD produces MADEPLVLGIETSCDETGVGIVRGHTLLADALASSVAEHARFGGVVPEVASRAHLEAIVPTMRRALDTAGVTLADIDAIAVTAGPGLAGALLVGVAAAKGYAIATDKPVYGVNHLAAHVAVDTLEHGPLPEPAIALLVSGGHSSLLLVDDLTTGVTPLGATIDDAAGEAFDKVARLLGLPFPGGPPIDRSARDGDPAAIAFPRGLTAPKDLAGHRFDFSFSGLKTAVARWVEARERAGEPVPVADVAASFQEAVCDVLTAKAIDACRDRGIDTLVIGGGVAANSRLRAMAEQRCERYGIRVRVPRPKLCTDNGAMVAALGSHLVAAGVPASRLDLPADSALPLTTVSV; encoded by the coding sequence ATGGCTGACGAACCCCTGGTTCTCGGGATCGAGACCTCCTGCGACGAGACCGGAGTCGGCATCGTGCGGGGGCACACCCTGCTCGCCGACGCGCTCGCGTCCAGCGTCGCCGAACATGCCCGGTTCGGCGGCGTGGTGCCGGAGGTGGCCAGCCGGGCCCACCTGGAGGCGATCGTGCCCACCATGCGGCGGGCACTGGACACCGCCGGGGTCACCCTCGCCGACATCGACGCGATCGCGGTCACCGCCGGGCCGGGCCTGGCCGGGGCGCTGCTGGTCGGCGTCGCGGCGGCCAAGGGCTACGCGATCGCCACCGACAAACCGGTGTACGGGGTCAACCATCTCGCCGCACACGTGGCGGTGGACACCCTGGAACACGGGCCGTTGCCGGAGCCGGCGATCGCGCTGCTGGTCTCCGGCGGACACTCGTCGCTGCTGCTGGTCGACGACCTGACCACCGGGGTCACCCCGCTGGGTGCCACCATCGACGACGCCGCCGGGGAAGCGTTCGACAAGGTGGCCCGGCTGCTGGGGCTGCCGTTCCCGGGCGGGCCGCCGATCGACCGGTCGGCCCGCGACGGCGACCCGGCCGCCATCGCCTTTCCACGCGGGTTGACCGCCCCGAAGGACCTTGCCGGGCACCGGTTCGACTTCTCCTTCTCCGGGCTCAAGACGGCGGTGGCCCGGTGGGTCGAGGCCCGCGAGCGGGCCGGTGAACCGGTCCCGGTTGCCGACGTGGCCGCCTCCTTCCAGGAGGCCGTCTGCGACGTGCTGACCGCCAAGGCGATCGACGCCTGCCGGGACCGGGGCATCGACACGTTGGTGATCGGCGGCGGGGTGGCGGCCAACTCGCGGCTGCGGGCCATGGCGGAGCAGCGGTGCGAGCGGTACGGGATCCGGGTCCGGGTGCCGCGTCCGAAACTCTGCACCGACAACGGGGCGATGGTCGCCGCGCTCGGCTCGCATCTGGTGGCCGCCGGTGTGCCGGCCAGCCGGCTCGACCTGCCGGCCGACTCCGCGCTGCCGCTGACCACGGTGAGCGTGTAA
- a CDS encoding ROK family transcriptional regulator, producing MRAGPSQEEIRRQNLGALLRHVHVNGATTRAELTNTLGLNRSTIGALTADLAAAGLVSEGGARETGRAGRPSLVVRPESQRVYAYALSIEVDRLRAARVGLGGRVLDVRTADRPRGTLAAEAVGPLAGFVKELHHSAPPGSVCVGSGVAVSGMVRRDDGMVRLGPTMGWVDEPLGAALAEALGDDRGVLVGNVSDVCALAEHTRGAAVGCDHVIYLYGDVGVGAGIIVGGRRVTGHGGYGGEVGHMVVHPGGRPCLCGSRGCWETEIGEHALIQAAGRSGAVGREAVLAVVDAADRGDGLAQAAIRQVGDWLGFGVANLVNIFNPETVVFGGTLRDVYLAAAAHVRSRLNSIALPACREHVRLRTPKLGDDAPLIGAAELAFEQLLADPLDATIA from the coding sequence ATGCGGGCAGGGCCCAGCCAGGAGGAGATCCGTCGACAGAACCTCGGTGCGCTGCTGCGTCACGTGCACGTCAACGGGGCCACCACCCGCGCCGAGCTGACCAACACCCTCGGGCTCAACCGCAGCACCATCGGGGCGCTCACCGCCGACCTGGCCGCAGCCGGCCTGGTCAGCGAGGGCGGCGCCCGGGAAACCGGCCGGGCCGGGCGACCGTCGTTGGTCGTCCGGCCCGAATCCCAGCGGGTGTACGCGTACGCGCTGAGCATCGAGGTCGACCGGCTGCGGGCCGCCCGGGTCGGGCTCGGCGGTCGGGTCCTCGACGTACGGACCGCCGACCGGCCCCGGGGCACCCTGGCCGCCGAGGCGGTCGGCCCGCTCGCCGGCTTCGTCAAGGAACTGCACCACTCGGCGCCCCCCGGCTCGGTCTGCGTCGGCAGTGGCGTCGCGGTCAGTGGCATGGTCCGCCGCGACGACGGCATGGTCCGGCTCGGACCGACCATGGGCTGGGTGGACGAGCCGCTCGGCGCCGCGCTGGCCGAGGCGCTCGGTGACGACCGGGGCGTCCTGGTCGGCAACGTCTCCGACGTGTGCGCGCTGGCCGAACACACCCGGGGCGCGGCAGTCGGCTGCGACCACGTCATCTACCTGTACGGCGACGTCGGCGTCGGCGCCGGGATCATCGTCGGCGGCCGGCGGGTCACCGGACACGGCGGGTACGGCGGCGAGGTCGGCCACATGGTGGTGCACCCCGGCGGCCGGCCCTGCCTGTGCGGATCCCGGGGCTGCTGGGAGACCGAGATCGGCGAACATGCCCTGATCCAGGCGGCCGGGCGCAGCGGTGCGGTCGGCCGGGAAGCGGTCCTCGCCGTCGTCGACGCCGCCGACCGGGGCGACGGGCTGGCCCAGGCGGCGATCCGCCAGGTCGGCGACTGGCTCGGCTTCGGGGTGGCGAACCTGGTGAACATCTTCAACCCGGAGACGGTGGTCTTCGGCGGTACGCTGCGCGACGTCTACCTGGCGGCGGCGGCGCACGTACGCAGCCGGCTCAACTCGATCGCGTTGCCGGCCTGCCGGGAGCACGTCCGGCTGCGCACCCCGAAGCTCGGTGACGACGCCCCGCTGATCGGGGCCGCCGAACTCGCCTTCGAGCAGCTGCTCGCCGATCCGCTCGACGCCACTATCGCCTAG
- the tsaB gene encoding tRNA (adenosine(37)-N6)-threonylcarbamoyltransferase complex dimerization subunit type 1 TsaB — MLVLVLDSSTPAVTAALAEVTDGIRLLASRCTVDARAHGELLSPQIVACLAEAGVTPSDLAAVVAGLGPGPFTGLRVGLVTAASLAHALDIPAYGVNSLDALGLAASGADSGTTRPVLAATDARRREIYWAVYAADGSRITEPAVATPAVVADALAGLGVTEAVGDGALRYADVLGVPVRPEPRYPDALRMAELAADRIRRGTPGEPLTPCYLRRPDAVASTTRKPVLR, encoded by the coding sequence GTGCTGGTACTGGTGCTGGATTCGTCGACGCCCGCGGTGACCGCCGCACTTGCCGAGGTCACCGACGGCATACGGCTGCTGGCCAGCCGGTGCACGGTCGACGCGCGGGCGCACGGCGAGCTGCTCTCCCCGCAGATCGTCGCCTGCCTGGCCGAGGCGGGCGTGACGCCGAGCGACCTGGCTGCGGTTGTCGCCGGGCTCGGGCCTGGGCCGTTCACCGGGCTGCGGGTCGGCCTGGTCACCGCCGCCAGCCTGGCGCACGCCCTGGACATCCCCGCGTACGGGGTCAACTCCCTCGACGCGCTCGGCCTGGCCGCTTCCGGTGCCGATTCCGGCACCACTCGGCCGGTGCTGGCCGCGACGGACGCCCGGCGGCGGGAGATCTACTGGGCGGTGTACGCCGCCGACGGGTCTCGGATCACCGAGCCGGCGGTCGCCACGCCGGCCGTGGTGGCCGACGCCCTTGCCGGACTCGGCGTCACCGAGGCGGTCGGCGACGGGGCGCTGCGCTACGCCGACGTACTCGGGGTGCCGGTGCGTCCCGAACCGCGTTACCCGGACGCCCTGCGGATGGCCGAGCTCGCCGCTGACCGGATCCGGCGCGGGACCCCCGGCGAGCCGCTCACCCCGTGCTACCTGCGCCGCCCGGACGCGGTGGCGTCGACCACCCGCAAGCCGGTGCTGCGGTGA
- a CDS encoding helix-turn-helix transcriptional regulator gives MSTRLGRTLGDLLRRERELRRLTQQDLAALAGVAQTTVARVENGTRNAPLPLVERLFAAMGRQLTVGVEDLDAHVDRRIAEIAARPLAERLTETDIDQFRRHVDGVSHVFDGPTAALLQGAPVPAPGVHVALLWSEAGAITDWLTRKYARRWMDRWQEYRHIPVDPREPYPHRWQTMAGEIHARMCDELPRSIEVRHGEQHYRVVPLAELEIVDAGAAGLLHRYRQVRRAAGADAVTATDGTQPVAG, from the coding sequence ATGTCAACACGACTGGGACGGACGCTCGGAGACCTGTTGCGGCGGGAGCGGGAGCTGCGCCGGCTGACTCAGCAGGATCTCGCCGCTCTTGCCGGGGTCGCCCAGACCACTGTCGCCAGGGTGGAGAACGGCACCCGCAACGCGCCGCTACCGTTGGTCGAGCGGTTGTTCGCGGCGATGGGCCGGCAGCTCACCGTCGGGGTGGAGGACCTGGACGCGCACGTCGACCGGCGCATCGCCGAGATCGCCGCCCGACCGCTCGCCGAACGGCTCACCGAGACCGACATCGACCAGTTTCGCCGCCATGTCGACGGAGTCAGCCACGTTTTCGACGGGCCGACCGCCGCGCTGCTGCAGGGAGCACCGGTGCCGGCACCGGGCGTGCACGTGGCGCTGCTCTGGTCCGAGGCGGGCGCGATCACCGACTGGCTGACCCGCAAGTACGCCAGGCGCTGGATGGACCGGTGGCAGGAGTACCGGCACATACCGGTCGACCCGCGGGAGCCGTACCCGCACCGCTGGCAGACGATGGCCGGTGAGATACACGCCCGGATGTGCGACGAACTGCCCCGGTCGATCGAGGTACGCCACGGCGAGCAGCACTACCGGGTCGTGCCGTTGGCCGAACTGGAGATCGTCGACGCGGGTGCCGCCGGGCTGCTGCACCGCTACCGGCAGGTCCGTCGGGCCGCCGGGGCCGACGCGGTCACCGCCACCGACGGTACTCAGCCGGTCGCTGGCTGA
- a CDS encoding ABC transporter ATP-binding protein: MTALPVAGRAEVRRYARLLVRRHPRLLAGALVLHTGAAVAGLAAPRLLGGLIEALTTGAVAATVDRTALAIAGFLILQAVLARYAHVASARLGEQVLAGLREEFVDRVLAVPLSTIERSGTGDLLTRTSRDVAVLSKSVRFAVPETLIALSTAIFIFGALLLVGPLLALPCLIVVPLLWAGTRWYLRRAPDGYLAESAAYSQITDGLSETVEGARTVEALRRQRQRRRRTDTDIGRQYAAERYTLWLRTVWFPIIEIGYVVPVVATLVLGGWFYLQGWVGLGQVTAAVLYVQMLADPLDRLLNWLDELQLGAASLARILGVADAGQPVTGAGPAAATPAPRRSARDPQPTAEPVAARDVRFSYVDGHEVLRGVTLVPRPGERIAIVGPSGAGKSTLGRLLAGVLQPGTGTVTAGGVPLADLRPDELRARVALVTQEHHVFIGTVRDNIAMVRPGATDAEVREALAAVDALDWVAELPAGSATVVGAGGHPLGPDQAQQLALARLVLADPQTLVLDEATSLIDPRAARRMERSLAAVLHGRTVIAIAHRLFSAHDADRIAVVDDGLIIEFGTHDELVAADGSYAALWRAWQGHAEPARTT, translated from the coding sequence GTGACCGCGCTGCCGGTCGCCGGCCGGGCCGAGGTCCGCCGGTACGCCCGCCTCCTGGTCCGGCGGCATCCCCGGCTGCTGGCCGGTGCCCTCGTCCTGCACACTGGCGCCGCCGTCGCCGGGCTCGCCGCACCACGCCTGCTCGGTGGCCTGATCGAAGCCCTGACCACCGGTGCGGTGGCCGCCACCGTCGACCGGACCGCGCTGGCGATCGCCGGCTTCCTGATCCTGCAGGCGGTGCTGGCCCGCTACGCGCACGTCGCGTCGGCGCGGCTCGGCGAGCAGGTGCTGGCCGGCCTGCGGGAGGAGTTCGTCGACCGGGTGCTGGCCGTCCCACTGTCCACGATCGAGCGCAGTGGCACCGGTGACCTGCTCACCCGGACCTCCCGTGACGTGGCGGTGCTGTCCAAGTCGGTCCGGTTCGCGGTGCCGGAGACGTTGATCGCGCTCAGCACCGCGATCTTCATCTTCGGGGCGTTGCTGCTGGTCGGGCCGCTGCTCGCGCTGCCCTGCCTGATCGTGGTGCCGCTGCTGTGGGCCGGCACCCGGTGGTATCTGCGCCGGGCGCCCGACGGCTACCTGGCCGAGAGCGCCGCGTACTCGCAGATCACCGACGGACTCAGCGAGACCGTCGAGGGTGCCCGGACGGTGGAGGCGCTGCGCCGCCAGCGGCAGCGGCGGCGACGGACCGACACCGACATCGGTCGGCAGTACGCGGCCGAGCGCTACACGCTGTGGCTGCGCACCGTCTGGTTCCCGATCATCGAGATCGGCTACGTGGTGCCGGTGGTGGCGACCCTGGTCCTCGGTGGCTGGTTCTACCTGCAGGGCTGGGTCGGCCTCGGCCAGGTGACCGCTGCCGTCCTCTACGTGCAGATGCTGGCCGACCCACTGGACCGGCTGCTGAACTGGCTGGACGAGCTGCAGCTCGGTGCCGCCTCACTGGCCCGGATCCTCGGCGTCGCCGACGCCGGTCAGCCCGTCACCGGAGCAGGCCCGGCCGCCGCGACCCCGGCACCCCGCCGGTCGGCGCGGGATCCGCAGCCGACCGCCGAGCCGGTGGCCGCCCGCGACGTCCGGTTCAGCTACGTCGACGGGCACGAGGTGCTGCGCGGCGTCACGTTGGTGCCGCGCCCGGGGGAACGGATCGCCATCGTCGGGCCGTCCGGAGCCGGCAAGTCGACCCTGGGCCGGCTACTCGCCGGTGTGCTGCAGCCCGGCACCGGTACGGTGACCGCCGGCGGCGTACCCCTGGCCGACCTGCGTCCGGACGAGCTGCGTGCCAGGGTCGCCCTGGTCACCCAGGAACATCACGTCTTCATCGGTACGGTCCGCGACAACATCGCCATGGTCCGACCGGGCGCGACCGACGCCGAGGTACGCGAGGCGCTGGCCGCCGTCGACGCCCTGGACTGGGTGGCCGAGTTGCCGGCCGGTTCGGCCACAGTGGTCGGTGCCGGCGGGCATCCGCTCGGACCGGACCAGGCGCAGCAGCTGGCCCTGGCCCGGCTGGTGCTCGCCGATCCGCAGACCCTGGTGCTGGACGAGGCGACGTCGCTGATCGACCCGCGGGCCGCCCGGCGGATGGAACGATCCCTCGCGGCGGTGCTGCACGGCCGTACGGTGATCGCGATCGCGCACCGGCTCTTCTCCGCCCACGACGCCGACCGGATCGCGGTCGTCGACGACGGCCTGATCATCGAGTTCGGTACGCACGACGAACTGGTCGCCGCCGACGGCTCGTACGCCGCCCTGTGGCGGGCCTGGCAGGGGCACGCCGAGCCGGCCCGGACCACCTAG
- a CDS encoding ABC transporter ATP-binding protein: MRSLPVADPGVADHRSAARLLRWLAGRVRPSLAASAALCMVWTVSQALMPAVVGRAVDAGLTARDTDALLAWGAALLGLGLIQAAAGVAAHRFAVFTWLATAYRTVQLTVRHASRLGATLPRRLAAGEVVSIGTSDISQLGSAMEIVARAAGSVAAIVVITAILLVTSVPLGLVIVVGVPVLMAVIGVGIRPLHRHQQIYRDQQATLATLASDIVTGLRIVRGVGGEPVFADRYRAQSQELRRRGMRLASVESLLEAAQVLLPGLFLVLVTWIGARLAVTGELTVGQLVACYGYTAFLVGPMRTLTEFVHTTTRGHVAARRVVGLLAIEPELTDPPQPRQVPPAGGDLVDVPSGLRATAGRLTAVAATTPEDVVALADRLGRYRDAEVTLAGVPLRELALATVRQRILVADNDARLFAGRLRDELDGDAQVPDDALRSVLTVASASDIVDALPAGLDAVVAERGREFSGGQQQRLRLARALLADPPILILVEPTSAVDAHTEVRIAARLRAARSGRTTVVCTTSPLLLEHADRVVLLHDGKVLAEGGHAELLRTEPRYVALVTRTEAVAEASAGPPVEVAS; the protein is encoded by the coding sequence ATGCGGTCGTTACCCGTCGCCGATCCGGGCGTTGCCGACCACCGGTCGGCGGCACGTCTGCTGCGCTGGCTCGCCGGTCGGGTCCGGCCGTCCCTGGCTGCCAGCGCGGCGCTCTGCATGGTCTGGACGGTGAGCCAGGCGTTGATGCCGGCGGTGGTCGGCCGGGCGGTCGACGCGGGCCTGACCGCCCGCGACACCGATGCGTTGCTGGCCTGGGGCGCGGCGCTGCTCGGCCTGGGCCTGATCCAGGCCGCCGCCGGGGTCGCCGCGCACCGGTTCGCGGTCTTCACCTGGCTGGCCACCGCGTACCGGACCGTCCAGCTGACCGTGCGCCACGCCAGCCGGCTCGGCGCGACGCTGCCGAGACGGCTCGCCGCCGGTGAGGTGGTGAGCATCGGCACCTCCGACATCAGCCAGCTCGGCAGCGCGATGGAGATCGTGGCGCGGGCGGCCGGGTCGGTCGCCGCGATCGTCGTCATCACCGCGATCCTGCTCGTCACCTCCGTCCCGCTCGGACTGGTGATCGTGGTCGGCGTGCCGGTGCTGATGGCGGTCATCGGCGTCGGGATCCGACCGTTGCACCGCCACCAGCAGATCTACCGTGACCAGCAGGCCACCCTGGCAACCCTGGCCAGCGACATCGTCACCGGGCTGCGGATCGTCCGCGGCGTCGGCGGCGAGCCGGTGTTCGCCGACCGCTACCGCGCCCAGTCGCAGGAGCTGCGGCGGCGTGGCATGCGGCTCGCCAGCGTGGAATCCCTGCTGGAGGCCGCCCAGGTGCTGCTCCCCGGTCTGTTCCTGGTGCTGGTGACCTGGATCGGTGCCAGGCTGGCCGTCACCGGGGAGCTCACCGTCGGCCAGCTCGTCGCCTGCTACGGCTACACCGCCTTCCTGGTCGGTCCGATGCGGACGTTGACCGAGTTCGTCCACACCACGACCCGGGGCCATGTCGCCGCCCGCCGGGTCGTCGGCCTGCTCGCCATCGAACCGGAGTTGACCGATCCGCCGCAGCCCCGGCAGGTGCCGCCGGCCGGTGGGGACCTCGTCGACGTACCGTCCGGGCTGCGGGCGACGGCGGGCCGGTTGACCGCTGTCGCGGCCACCACACCCGAGGACGTGGTCGCGCTCGCCGACCGGCTGGGCCGCTACCGGGACGCCGAGGTGACGCTGGCCGGCGTACCGCTGCGGGAGCTGGCGCTGGCCACGGTCCGGCAGCGGATCCTGGTGGCCGACAACGACGCACGGCTGTTCGCCGGCCGGCTGCGCGACGAGCTCGACGGCGACGCGCAGGTGCCCGACGACGCCCTGCGGTCCGTACTCACCGTGGCCAGCGCCTCCGACATCGTCGACGCCCTGCCGGCCGGGCTCGACGCCGTCGTGGCCGAACGCGGCCGGGAGTTCTCCGGCGGCCAGCAGCAGCGGCTGCGGCTGGCCCGGGCGTTGTTGGCCGACCCGCCGATCCTGATCCTGGTCGAGCCGACCAGCGCGGTCGACGCGCACACCGAGGTGCGGATCGCGGCCCGGCTGCGGGCGGCCCGGTCCGGGCGGACCACGGTGGTCTGCACCACCAGCCCCCTGCTGCTCGAACACGCCGACCGGGTGGTGCTGCTGCACGACGGCAAGGTGCTGGCCGAGGGCGGCCACGCCGAACTGCTCCGCACCGAGCCCCGCTATGTCGCCCTGGTCACCCGCACCGAGGCCGTGGCCGAGGCGTCCGCCGGGCCGCCGGTCGAGGTGGCGTCGTGA
- a CDS encoding GNAT family N-acetyltransferase, which produces MRIVRFRWWHIEQVLPIEADLFGAERWSAEMFWNELANGHHYLAAVDDPEQADPEQADSEQADSEQADRAEQVVGYAGLALSGDPAAPDEAWVQNIAVRRDSQRLGLGRTLLTALLAEAARRGAAKTLLEVAVDNAPAQRLYAAYGFEPVAVRRGYYQPSNTDALVMMRDG; this is translated from the coding sequence GTGAGGATCGTCCGGTTCCGGTGGTGGCACATCGAGCAGGTGCTGCCGATCGAAGCAGACCTGTTCGGCGCCGAGCGGTGGTCCGCCGAGATGTTCTGGAACGAACTCGCCAACGGTCACCACTACCTGGCCGCCGTCGACGACCCTGAGCAGGCCGACCCTGAGCAGGCCGACTCTGAGCAGGCCGACTCTGAGCAGGCCGACCGCGCTGAGCAGGTCGTCGGGTACGCCGGGCTGGCGCTGTCCGGCGATCCTGCGGCACCGGACGAGGCATGGGTGCAGAACATCGCGGTACGCCGGGACAGTCAACGGCTCGGGCTGGGGCGCACCCTGCTGACCGCCCTGCTGGCCGAGGCCGCCCGGCGCGGCGCGGCGAAGACGCTACTCGAAGTCGCGGTGGACAACGCCCCCGCGCAGCGGCTGTACGCGGCGTACGGATTCGAGCCGGTGGCCGTGCGCCGCGGCTACTACCAACCCAGCAACACCGACGCTCTGGTGATGATGCGAGATGGCTGA
- a CDS encoding ATP-binding cassette domain-containing protein produces MSATPLLQLRGINKNFGPVQVLRNVDFAVYPGEVTALVGDNGAGKSTLVKCISGIHPIDSGDVVFDGRPVHIHSPRDASAYGIEVVYQDLALCDNLDIVQNMFLGREVRSGLVLNETTMEQMAADTLAGLSVRTVKSLRQLVASLSGGQRQTVAIAKAVLWNSKVVILDEPTAALGVAQTAQVLELVRRLADNGLAVVLISHNMNDVFAVSDRIAALYLGQMVAQVRSTEITHPQIVELITAGRSGDLGLPADNGAEYTTTGPGADR; encoded by the coding sequence GTGTCCGCGACCCCCCTGTTGCAACTGCGCGGGATCAACAAGAACTTCGGTCCCGTCCAGGTGCTGCGCAACGTCGACTTCGCCGTCTACCCCGGTGAGGTGACCGCACTCGTCGGCGACAACGGCGCCGGCAAGTCCACCCTGGTCAAGTGCATCAGCGGCATCCACCCGATCGACAGCGGCGACGTCGTGTTCGACGGGCGGCCGGTGCACATCCACAGCCCGCGCGACGCCTCGGCGTACGGCATCGAAGTCGTCTATCAGGACCTCGCGCTCTGCGACAACCTCGACATCGTGCAGAACATGTTCCTCGGCCGCGAGGTGCGCTCCGGTCTCGTGCTGAACGAGACCACGATGGAACAGATGGCCGCCGACACCCTCGCCGGGCTGTCGGTACGGACCGTCAAGTCGCTGCGCCAACTCGTCGCCAGCCTCTCCGGCGGCCAACGCCAGACCGTCGCCATCGCCAAGGCGGTGCTCTGGAACAGCAAGGTCGTCATCCTCGACGAGCCCACCGCCGCGCTCGGCGTCGCCCAGACCGCCCAGGTCCTCGAACTCGTCCGGCGGCTCGCCGACAACGGACTCGCGGTCGTGCTGATCTCGCACAACATGAACGACGTCTTCGCCGTCTCCGACCGGATCGCCGCGCTGTACCTCGGCCAGATGGTCGCCCAGGTGCGCAGCACGGAGATCACCCACCCACAGATCGTGGAGCTGATCACCGCCGGCCGCAGCGGTGACCTCGGTCTGCCCGCCGACAACGGCGCCGAGTACACCACCACCGGACCGGGAGCCGACCGATGA